The following coding sequences lie in one Listeria ivanovii subsp. londoniensis genomic window:
- the rpsA gene encoding 30S ribosomal protein S1, translated as MSEDLFDVEVRNFEEGDKVTGTVTSVEDKQVYVGIPDSKLDGVVPISELSNIHVETASDVVSVGDTLDLIVTKVEDDVLVLSKRKVDAEKASDDIKAKFESGEVFEAVVSDVVKGGLVVDLGVRAFVPASLVEDHFVEDFADYKGTTLTFKVVEFEPENNRVILSHRAVVENEKASQKQALLNEIKEGDVIEGTVQRLANFGAFVDIGGVDGLVHISQISYQHIATPQEVLEEGQKVTVKVIGIDPENERISLSIKANLPGPWDGIAEKAPVGSVLEGKVVRLVTFGAFVEIFPGVEGLVHISQISHQHIGTPQEVLSEGETIEVKVLEVNETDKRLSLSIKDLQDAPIEEADYELPEESTGFQMSDLIGDKLKGLKNDDK; from the coding sequence ATGTCTGAAGATTTATTTGATGTGGAAGTTAGAAATTTTGAAGAAGGAGACAAAGTCACTGGCACAGTAACGAGTGTGGAGGATAAACAAGTTTATGTTGGGATTCCTGATAGCAAACTTGATGGTGTCGTTCCAATAAGTGAACTTTCCAATATACATGTGGAGACAGCTTCTGATGTGGTGAGCGTAGGCGACACACTGGATCTAATCGTAACTAAAGTAGAAGATGATGTACTTGTTTTATCCAAAAGAAAAGTGGATGCAGAAAAAGCATCTGATGATATTAAAGCGAAATTTGAGTCTGGTGAAGTATTTGAAGCAGTAGTAAGCGACGTTGTAAAAGGCGGCTTAGTAGTTGACCTTGGCGTTCGCGCATTTGTTCCAGCTTCTTTAGTAGAAGATCATTTTGTAGAAGACTTTGCAGATTACAAAGGAACAACACTAACATTTAAAGTAGTGGAATTTGAACCAGAAAATAACCGTGTGATTTTAAGCCACCGTGCTGTTGTTGAAAATGAAAAAGCAAGCCAAAAACAAGCTTTATTAAACGAAATAAAAGAAGGCGATGTCATCGAAGGTACAGTTCAACGATTAGCTAACTTTGGCGCATTCGTTGACATTGGTGGTGTGGATGGCTTGGTTCATATTTCACAAATTTCTTATCAACATATTGCAACGCCACAAGAAGTACTAGAAGAAGGGCAAAAAGTCACTGTTAAAGTTATTGGCATTGATCCTGAAAACGAACGTATCTCTCTTTCTATTAAAGCTAATCTACCTGGACCTTGGGACGGCATTGCTGAAAAAGCCCCAGTTGGTTCTGTTCTTGAAGGGAAAGTAGTTCGTTTAGTAACTTTTGGTGCTTTTGTAGAAATTTTCCCTGGTGTAGAAGGGTTAGTTCATATTTCGCAAATCTCTCACCAACATATTGGAACACCGCAAGAAGTGCTTTCTGAAGGTGAAACAATTGAAGTTAAAGTGCTAGAAGTAAATGAAACAGACAAGCGTTTATCGCTAAGCATTAAAGATTTACAAGATGCACCTATAGAAGAAGCTGATTATGAACTTCCAGAAGAAAGTACTGGATTCCAAATGAGCGATTTAATTGGGGATAAATTAAAAGGTCTAAAAAACGACGATAAATAA
- a CDS encoding helix-turn-helix domain-containing protein, whose translation MDKLDNYILTILKKSVTPRKLPFLQTILVGRRTGQAVQDAHLFQMQHLFGLVPNLKSSYLEVRLTDLVQNGMVSSTENGYIIQGNIEPSFEIDYPWFQGFSFQRQAFDFFAHLRLGIQVISNKHHNKKYYLPVIRDKKVQLFIKNWLTNQVQATLADNLFIELTSWFKELEVAKPEYLVERFSGGELMGYTMEQIASKYNQPKWDIYFEILHEIHHLFAVIKQTHEKWTILSSLIPNELTALTTSAMQTFTLWRNGAELETIEQIRNLKTSTIQDHFVEIRATQKNANVPYLPDDELIKAINQKEWNLLREIKAEFPDLDYYQIRLAVVSRGGIA comes from the coding sequence TTGGATAAGCTTGATAATTACATATTAACTATTTTAAAAAAATCTGTCACACCAAGGAAGTTACCGTTTTTACAGACAATTTTAGTTGGGCGGAGAACTGGACAAGCTGTTCAAGATGCTCATCTTTTTCAAATGCAACACCTATTCGGATTGGTACCAAATTTAAAATCAAGTTATTTGGAAGTACGGCTAACAGATTTGGTCCAAAACGGTATGGTTTCTTCTACCGAAAATGGCTATATTATACAAGGGAATATCGAGCCTAGCTTTGAAATAGATTATCCGTGGTTTCAAGGTTTTTCCTTTCAACGACAAGCTTTTGATTTTTTTGCGCATTTACGATTGGGGATACAAGTAATTAGTAATAAGCACCATAACAAGAAATACTATTTACCAGTCATTCGTGACAAAAAAGTACAATTATTCATTAAAAACTGGCTAACAAATCAAGTACAAGCCACTTTAGCCGATAACTTATTTATAGAACTGACTAGCTGGTTCAAAGAGCTAGAAGTAGCAAAACCAGAATATTTAGTAGAACGTTTTTCTGGTGGTGAATTAATGGGCTATACGATGGAACAAATTGCTTCAAAATATAATCAGCCGAAGTGGGATATTTATTTCGAAATATTGCATGAAATCCATCATTTATTCGCTGTGATAAAGCAAACACACGAGAAATGGACTATTTTAAGTAGTTTAATCCCAAACGAATTAACTGCTTTAACTACCTCTGCTATGCAAACTTTTACGCTTTGGCGAAATGGTGCTGAATTAGAGACGATTGAGCAAATTCGCAACTTAAAAACAAGTACCATTCAAGATCACTTTGTTGAGATAAGAGCTACACAAAAAAATGCGAACGTACCCTATTTGCCTGACGACGAGCTAATAAAAGCAATTAATCAAAAAGAATGGAATTTATTGCGCGAAATCAAAGCAGAATTCCCAGACTTGGATTATTATCAAATCCGGCTAGCTGTGGTGAGTAGAGGAGGAATAGCATGA
- a CDS encoding HU family DNA-binding protein, whose amino-acid sequence MANKTDLVNSVAELADLSKKDAAKAVEAVFETIQTSLSKGEKVQLIGFGNFEVRERAARKGRNPRTKEEIDIPASKVPAFKPGKALKEAVK is encoded by the coding sequence ATGGCAAATAAAACTGATTTAGTAAACAGTGTTGCTGAACTAGCTGATCTTTCTAAAAAAGACGCAGCGAAAGCAGTTGAAGCTGTATTCGAAACTATTCAAACTTCTTTATCTAAAGGTGAAAAAGTTCAATTAATCGGATTTGGTAACTTTGAAGTACGCGAACGTGCTGCCCGTAAAGGCCGTAACCCTCGTACTAAAGAAGAAATCGACATCCCTGCAAGTAAAGTACCAGCGTTCAAACCTGGTAAAGCGCTTAAAGAAGCTGTTAAATAA
- a CDS encoding ferredoxin — protein MKYCRVEKDTCIACGACSIHAPDVFDYDTEGLAFNILDNNTGTKVIPEDLTEMVIDAEFACPSLSIQVSDKPFH, from the coding sequence TTGAAATATTGTCGCGTCGAAAAAGATACTTGTATTGCTTGTGGAGCTTGTTCTATTCATGCCCCTGATGTGTTTGATTATGATACAGAAGGACTTGCATTTAATATTTTAGATAATAATACTGGTACAAAAGTAATTCCAGAAGATTTAACAGAGATGGTCATTGATGCTGAGTTCGCTTGCCCATCACTTTCTATCCAGGTTTCTGATAAACCATTTCATTAA
- a CDS encoding asparaginase has product MARVALITTGGTIASKKTESGKLASGELSGEELAALCKLPTEIQIDIYSTFQLPSMHITLPDLISLKQLIESIFMDETYDGIVVTHGTDSLEETAYFLDLAVTDTRPVVVTGSQRAPEEPGTDAYINIRHAIYTACETNLRQAGTVVVFNERIFAARYVKKVHASNIQGFSAFGFGYLGIIDNDQVFLYQKPLEHECFDIRLDLPEVVVIKCYIGADGLFIDAAIDSGVAGIVLEGVGRGQVAPKMMPAIIRALDKGIPVVITTSAEEGNVYTTYDYEGSTFDLYNRGVILGKDYDSKKARMKLMVLLASQEEINQTNFR; this is encoded by the coding sequence ATGGCAAGAGTCGCATTAATTACGACAGGTGGCACAATCGCGAGTAAGAAAACAGAATCAGGGAAACTTGCATCTGGAGAGTTATCAGGAGAAGAGTTAGCCGCTTTATGTAAATTGCCAACGGAGATTCAAATAGATATTTATTCTACTTTTCAATTACCGTCTATGCACATTACACTTCCAGATTTAATTAGTTTGAAACAGCTGATCGAGTCTATTTTTATGGATGAAACCTATGATGGCATCGTTGTTACACATGGAACGGATTCATTAGAGGAGACGGCTTATTTTCTTGACCTTGCTGTAACAGATACAAGACCTGTAGTGGTTACTGGATCACAAAGAGCGCCAGAAGAACCAGGAACAGATGCTTATATTAATATTCGCCATGCAATTTATACCGCCTGCGAAACAAATTTACGCCAAGCTGGGACTGTCGTTGTTTTTAATGAACGAATTTTTGCAGCCCGATATGTAAAAAAAGTACATGCATCCAACATCCAAGGCTTTAGTGCGTTTGGTTTCGGTTACTTAGGAATTATTGATAATGATCAAGTTTTTCTTTACCAAAAGCCATTAGAACATGAATGCTTTGATATTCGTTTAGATCTCCCTGAAGTCGTTGTAATTAAATGTTACATCGGAGCTGATGGTTTATTTATAGATGCGGCAATTGATAGTGGTGTGGCAGGAATAGTTTTAGAAGGTGTTGGACGCGGACAAGTAGCGCCAAAAATGATGCCTGCCATTATTCGAGCTTTAGATAAAGGGATTCCAGTTGTGATTACAACCAGTGCGGAAGAAGGGAATGTATACACTACATACGATTATGAAGGAAGTACATTTGATTTATATAATCGTGGCGTCATTCTTGGTAAAGATTATGATAGCAAAAAAGCACGAATGAAGTTAATGGTACTTTTAGCATCTCAAGAAGAGATAAATCAGACTAATTTTAGATAA
- the folE gene encoding GTP cyclohydrolase I FolE, whose translation MEQIDKQKIADAVKVILEAVGENPEREGLIDTPMRVARMYEEVFAGLKKDPSVHFNTIFEEQHEELVLVRDIRFSSMCEHHLVPFFGVAHVAYLPQNGRVAGLSKLARVVDDVSKRPQLQERITTTVAEIMMDKLKPLGVMVIMEAEHMCMTIRGVNKPGTKTITSAVRGAFKNDDKLRSEVLALIKHN comes from the coding sequence ATGGAGCAAATAGACAAACAAAAAATTGCGGATGCAGTCAAAGTCATTTTAGAAGCAGTGGGGGAAAATCCAGAACGTGAAGGCTTAATTGATACTCCAATGCGAGTTGCTCGGATGTACGAAGAAGTTTTTGCCGGACTGAAAAAAGACCCTTCTGTTCATTTCAACACTATTTTTGAAGAACAACATGAAGAATTAGTGCTTGTAAGAGATATTCGTTTTTCCTCTATGTGTGAACATCATCTTGTTCCTTTCTTCGGCGTAGCGCATGTGGCTTATTTGCCGCAAAATGGCCGGGTTGCTGGACTTAGTAAACTTGCTAGAGTAGTGGATGATGTAAGTAAGCGCCCACAACTTCAAGAACGTATCACAACTACTGTAGCAGAAATTATGATGGACAAATTAAAACCATTAGGAGTCATGGTTATCATGGAAGCAGAACATATGTGCATGACTATTCGTGGTGTAAATAAACCAGGAACTAAAACAATTACAAGTGCCGTACGAGGTGCTTTTAAAAATGATGATAAACTTAGAAGTGAAGTTTTAGCTTTAATTAAGCATAATTAA
- a CDS encoding RecQ family ATP-dependent DNA helicase, producing MSLEKKLKSYLGFEEFRPGQKEVIEATLAGENTFAMLPTGTGKTICYQLAGYLMEGLVVIVSPLLSLMQDQMERMRAHGEKRVAALNSFLKRDEKNQILANIHLYKFLFLSPEMLNNDKIKSLLLKQKISLFVIDEAHCISQWGHDFRPDYLMLGLFIQEANFPVTMVLTATATKKVRADILAQLQLKDCKQIIYSVNRSNISLQVEKFTNQNLKKERLYELVSKLQTPGIVYFSSKKLAERIARELSEISGLQVAYYHGDMEAEDRIMIQQQFVYGQLDLICATSAFGMGIDKSDIRFVIHYHMPADLEAYLQEIGRAGRDSKNSVGILLYATGDEFIQMQLADQDLPDASLIHLTKEQLKTLPESEQRFIEYYQKSGLTTQEITTKIDYRKKWKQANLQQFIGYLHTKDCRRNYIMRYFEEEPLDSEKPLNCCDIDGADITTFEKKEMIQRKEVPTWESYLTYLLQ from the coding sequence ATGAGTCTAGAAAAGAAACTAAAATCATATCTTGGCTTTGAAGAATTCCGCCCAGGACAAAAAGAAGTAATTGAAGCTACATTAGCAGGGGAGAACACGTTTGCTATGTTACCCACTGGAACTGGAAAGACTATTTGCTATCAATTAGCGGGATATTTGATGGAGGGCTTAGTTGTGATTGTGTCACCGCTTCTTTCGTTAATGCAAGACCAGATGGAACGAATGCGTGCACATGGGGAAAAACGCGTTGCTGCACTTAATAGTTTTTTGAAACGAGACGAGAAAAACCAAATTCTTGCTAACATCCATTTATACAAATTTTTATTTTTATCACCAGAGATGTTGAATAATGATAAGATAAAAAGCCTTCTTTTGAAGCAGAAAATTAGTTTATTTGTAATTGATGAGGCACATTGTATTTCTCAGTGGGGGCATGATTTTCGTCCGGATTATTTAATGTTAGGTTTGTTTATTCAAGAGGCGAATTTCCCAGTAACAATGGTGCTTACTGCAACAGCCACCAAAAAAGTTCGAGCAGATATTTTAGCGCAACTTCAATTAAAAGACTGCAAACAAATTATTTATTCAGTGAACCGTTCAAACATTTCTTTACAAGTAGAAAAATTTACGAACCAAAATTTAAAAAAAGAACGTTTGTATGAACTAGTTTCAAAACTGCAAACGCCGGGTATTGTGTATTTTTCAAGTAAAAAATTAGCAGAAAGGATAGCGCGTGAATTGAGCGAAATATCTGGCCTACAAGTCGCCTATTATCACGGGGATATGGAAGCGGAAGATAGGATTATGATTCAACAGCAATTTGTTTATGGTCAGTTAGATTTAATTTGTGCGACGAGTGCTTTTGGAATGGGAATAGACAAATCAGATATTCGTTTTGTTATTCACTATCATATGCCTGCTGATTTAGAAGCATACTTGCAAGAAATCGGACGAGCTGGTCGAGATTCGAAAAACAGTGTCGGTATTCTACTTTATGCCACTGGAGATGAATTTATTCAAATGCAGCTAGCAGACCAAGATTTACCTGATGCAAGTTTAATCCATTTAACAAAGGAACAGCTGAAAACATTACCCGAATCAGAGCAGCGTTTTATCGAGTACTATCAAAAGAGTGGATTGACTACCCAAGAAATAACTACAAAAATAGACTATCGCAAGAAATGGAAACAAGCCAATTTACAGCAATTCATTGGTTATCTGCATACAAAAGATTGTCGCCGGAATTATATTATGCGTTATTTTGAAGAAGAACCCCTTGATAGTGAAAAGCCGCTAAACTGTTGTGATATAGACGGTGCGGATATTACTACCTTTGAAAAAAAAGAAATGATACAACGAAAAGAAGTCCCTACTTGGGAAAGTTATTTAACATACTTATTGCAGTGA
- the cmk gene encoding (d)CMP kinase, whose product MTKKICIAIDGPAAAGKSTVAKIVAKKLQFVYIDTGAMYRAVTYVTHKNKIDYTNEKAIAELLAKTVIRFEPGEIQQVFVNEENVTEVIRSLEVTNHVSIVAAHPAIREALQERQQVFAKEGGIVMDGRDIGTAVLPNAELKVFLLASVEERAERRFKENAAKGFAGDLNQLKKEIEERDHLDYTREHSPLKKAVDAIEVDTTSMTIDDVANKILFLAEQKIHN is encoded by the coding sequence ATGACAAAGAAAATTTGTATCGCAATCGACGGTCCAGCTGCAGCAGGGAAAAGCACAGTGGCAAAAATAGTTGCAAAAAAATTACAGTTTGTTTATATTGATACAGGCGCGATGTATCGAGCAGTTACATATGTTACGCATAAAAACAAGATTGATTACACGAATGAAAAAGCTATTGCTGAATTACTTGCAAAAACAGTTATTCGCTTCGAACCTGGAGAAATACAACAAGTATTTGTGAACGAAGAAAATGTAACAGAAGTTATTCGCTCTTTAGAAGTAACTAATCACGTTTCTATCGTTGCTGCACATCCTGCTATTCGAGAAGCTTTGCAAGAACGACAACAAGTTTTTGCTAAAGAAGGTGGTATTGTGATGGATGGTCGAGATATCGGGACTGCTGTATTACCAAACGCTGAATTGAAAGTTTTCTTATTAGCAAGTGTGGAAGAAAGAGCAGAACGTCGCTTTAAAGAAAATGCAGCGAAAGGTTTTGCCGGAGATTTAAACCAATTGAAAAAAGAAATTGAAGAACGCGACCACCTAGATTACACAAGAGAACATTCTCCGCTAAAAAAAGCAGTAGATGCGATTGAAGTAGATACAACATCGATGACAATTGATGATGTGGCTAATAAAATTCTTTTTTTAGCAGAACAAAAAATCCATAATTAA
- the der gene encoding ribosome biogenesis GTPase Der, with amino-acid sequence MAKPVVAIVGRPNVGKSTIFNRIVGERVSIVEDVPGVTRDRIYNSAEWLGKDFNIIDTGGIDLSDEPFLEQIRAQAEIAIDEADVIIFITNGREGVTDADEQVAKILYRSNKPIVLAINKVDNPEMRDQIYDFYSLGFGEPYPISGSHGLGLGDMLDAVRAHFPKEEEEEYPDDTVKFSLIGRPNVGKSSILNALLGEDRVIVSDIAGTTRDAIDTTYTFDGQDYVMIDTAGMRKRGKVYESTEKYSVLRAMRAIERSDVVLVVINAEEGIREQDKRIAGYAHDAGRAIIIVVNKWDAINKDEKTINVWTEDIREQFQFLSYAPIVFVSAKTKQRLNNLFPLINQVSDNHSLRVQSSMLNDVISDAVAMNPSPMDKGKRLKIFYTTQVAVKPPTFVVFVNDPELMHFSYERFLENRIRDAFPFEGTPIRVIARKRK; translated from the coding sequence ATGGCAAAACCAGTTGTAGCGATTGTCGGACGTCCCAATGTCGGCAAATCGACTATTTTTAACAGAATCGTTGGTGAACGTGTTTCCATTGTGGAAGATGTTCCCGGTGTGACACGTGACCGCATATATAACTCAGCGGAATGGCTTGGAAAAGACTTTAACATTATTGATACAGGTGGTATTGATCTTTCCGATGAACCATTTTTAGAACAAATCCGCGCACAAGCAGAAATTGCAATTGATGAAGCAGACGTAATTATTTTTATTACGAATGGTCGTGAAGGGGTTACAGATGCGGACGAACAAGTAGCAAAAATTCTTTACCGGTCTAATAAACCAATTGTTTTAGCGATTAATAAAGTAGATAATCCAGAAATGCGTGACCAAATTTATGATTTCTATTCGCTTGGATTTGGGGAGCCATATCCGATTTCGGGTTCTCATGGACTTGGGCTTGGCGATATGCTAGATGCTGTTCGCGCTCATTTTCCAAAAGAAGAAGAGGAAGAATATCCAGATGACACAGTGAAATTTAGTTTGATTGGTCGACCTAATGTTGGTAAATCCTCTATTCTAAATGCACTGCTTGGCGAAGATCGTGTTATTGTATCTGATATTGCTGGAACAACTCGTGATGCGATTGATACAACCTATACATTTGATGGTCAAGATTATGTCATGATTGATACTGCTGGAATGAGGAAACGTGGAAAAGTCTACGAGAGTACCGAGAAATATAGTGTACTTCGAGCGATGAGAGCGATTGAACGTTCTGACGTTGTTCTTGTTGTCATCAATGCAGAAGAAGGTATTCGTGAACAAGATAAGCGAATTGCCGGATACGCCCATGACGCTGGTAGAGCAATTATTATTGTTGTAAACAAATGGGATGCAATTAATAAAGACGAAAAAACAATTAACGTATGGACTGAAGATATCCGAGAGCAATTCCAATTCTTAAGCTATGCACCAATTGTCTTTGTTTCTGCTAAAACAAAACAACGCTTAAATAATTTATTCCCACTTATCAACCAAGTGAGTGATAACCATTCATTACGTGTACAATCAAGTATGCTAAATGATGTTATTAGTGATGCAGTTGCCATGAATCCATCACCAATGGATAAAGGAAAACGCCTTAAAATTTTCTATACAACCCAAGTGGCTGTTAAACCACCAACCTTTGTTGTATTTGTTAATGATCCAGAATTAATGCATTTCTCTTATGAACGATTCTTAGAAAACCGGATAAGAGACGCATTTCCATTTGAGGGTACGCCAATACGAGTAATTGCTCGTAAGCGTAAGTAA
- a CDS encoding tyrosine-protein phosphatase: MEITRSNNTVTLEWNQEEVSKDTLIFVNNSPTLESNAIPVLKVTEETNHFTYETDSIPIYFFLQKPDGIRTVISERILPTERIFNFRDMGGYESENGKHVRWGQLYRSSNLVNINQTDIELIQKLHIKWICDLRSSSEVQAQPTPEIAGVLNKHIPIGTAKNEKTEIPEMTDKTIYEPLMGESYRVFVQSIDGFKEIFHEILKDTKAGVPFVFHCTAGKDRTGVLGALLLTLLDVPEKTIFADYAITNRYQDAILQEMGGIVSLFANSTEKIDLETFRPMAEARPAYLEIAFDEMRKQFGSVDNYLAQGIGITAEEKAAFQNLLLE; this comes from the coding sequence ATGGAAATTACTCGTTCAAATAATACTGTCACACTAGAATGGAATCAAGAGGAAGTCAGCAAAGATACGTTAATTTTTGTGAATAATAGTCCTACCTTAGAAAGTAATGCAATACCTGTTTTAAAAGTCACAGAAGAAACAAATCACTTTACTTATGAAACAGATAGTATTCCAATTTACTTCTTTTTACAAAAGCCAGATGGTATAAGAACCGTTATTTCAGAACGCATTTTACCAACCGAGCGTATATTTAATTTTCGAGATATGGGGGGCTACGAGTCAGAAAATGGAAAACATGTACGCTGGGGTCAGCTATATCGTTCTTCTAATTTAGTGAATATCAATCAAACAGATATTGAATTAATTCAAAAGCTACATATTAAATGGATTTGTGATTTGCGTAGTAGTTCTGAAGTACAAGCACAGCCAACTCCAGAAATTGCCGGAGTACTAAATAAGCATATTCCGATTGGTACAGCTAAAAATGAAAAGACTGAGATACCAGAAATGACCGATAAAACGATTTATGAACCCTTAATGGGAGAAAGCTATCGTGTTTTTGTGCAGTCAATTGACGGTTTTAAAGAGATTTTTCATGAAATTTTAAAAGATACTAAAGCAGGAGTGCCTTTTGTCTTTCATTGCACAGCAGGAAAGGACCGCACAGGCGTTTTAGGAGCATTATTATTAACTTTGTTAGATGTGCCCGAAAAAACGATTTTCGCGGACTACGCCATCACTAATCGCTATCAAGATGCTATTTTGCAAGAAATGGGTGGAATCGTATCACTGTTTGCTAATTCTACCGAAAAAATCGATCTAGAAACATTTCGTCCTATGGCAGAAGCTCGTCCGGCCTATTTGGAAATTGCTTTTGATGAAATGAGAAAGCAATTTGGTTCCGTGGACAACTATTTGGCACAAGGAATCGGAATTACTGCTGAAGAAAAAGCAGCCTTTCAAAATTTATTGTTAGAGTGA
- a CDS encoding LysM peptidoglycan-binding domain-containing protein: MSSEEQDEFNNEPPMLSRSDSRRGKKKTIFRYPLLNLLIVFFLLIPIVIVIVFVTVQNMGSNEVKTETESTVSVSDNTQAKEEKAKAKKAAEEKAAAEKAAEEKKAAEEKAAATKKEQDAEAAKKAEEAKQAQEAANQKAAEEKAAEEKAAAEAAQKKADEAAQQKAAGGSHTVQAGETLYGIARSAYGSAGAAAGVEKIKQANGLGSNDVPVGTVLTIPQ, from the coding sequence ATGAGTTCAGAAGAGCAAGATGAATTTAATAACGAACCACCGATGTTATCCCGTTCTGATAGCAGACGAGGAAAAAAGAAAACCATTTTTAGATATCCATTATTGAATTTATTAATTGTATTTTTTCTGTTAATACCAATCGTCATTGTGATTGTATTCGTTACTGTTCAAAATATGGGATCTAACGAAGTCAAAACCGAGACAGAATCAACTGTAAGTGTATCTGACAACACACAAGCAAAAGAAGAAAAAGCAAAAGCAAAAAAAGCCGCGGAAGAAAAAGCCGCAGCCGAAAAAGCGGCTGAAGAAAAAAAAGCCGCGGAAGAAAAAGCTGCTGCTACAAAGAAAGAACAAGATGCCGAAGCTGCTAAAAAGGCCGAAGAAGCGAAACAAGCACAAGAAGCTGCTAATCAAAAAGCGGCCGAAGAAAAAGCGGCCGAAGAGAAAGCTGCGGCTGAGGCTGCGCAGAAAAAAGCAGATGAAGCTGCGCAACAAAAAGCTGCTGGTGGATCGCACACTGTTCAAGCAGGAGAAACGCTATACGGGATTGCCCGTTCAGCCTATGGAAGTGCAGGAGCTGCTGCAGGCGTAGAAAAAATCAAACAAGCCAATGGACTTGGAAGTAATGATGTTCCAGTTGGTACAGTTCTAACAATTCCACAGTAA
- a CDS encoding NAD(P)H-dependent glycerol-3-phosphate dehydrogenase, which produces MTPKKVAILGAGSWGTGLALVLADNNHKPVIWGNLDKIVNEINESHTNSHYLPDIILPTEVKATLSLDEAINGAEIVVIAIPTNAMRVVCKQLNEALKEPTILVHVSKGIEPETNLRMSEVIEEEVDGTKRKALVVLSGPSHAEEVALRHPTTLCASCKDLKAAEIVQDRFINNNLRIYTNDDVIGAEIGGALKNIIALGAGISDGLGYGDNAKAALMTRGMAEITRLGVAVGSNPQTFYGLTGIGDLIVTCTSVHSRNWRAGNMLGKGENLAEVLEKMGMVVEGVRTAKAVHGWAKKLEIDMPITESIYAILFENKDAREAVDLLMGRKKKIEKESF; this is translated from the coding sequence ATGACACCTAAAAAAGTAGCTATTCTTGGCGCTGGAAGTTGGGGAACGGGTCTTGCGCTTGTCCTAGCTGATAATAATCATAAACCAGTTATTTGGGGAAACTTAGATAAAATTGTGAATGAAATTAACGAATCGCACACGAATAGTCACTATTTGCCTGATATTATTTTGCCAACTGAGGTAAAAGCGACATTATCACTAGATGAAGCAATAAATGGTGCTGAAATTGTCGTTATCGCAATTCCAACAAATGCAATGCGGGTGGTTTGTAAGCAACTGAATGAAGCACTTAAAGAACCAACTATTTTAGTTCATGTAAGTAAAGGTATTGAGCCAGAAACGAACTTGCGGATGTCTGAGGTAATTGAAGAAGAAGTAGATGGGACTAAACGAAAAGCGCTTGTTGTTCTTTCAGGACCAAGCCATGCGGAAGAAGTTGCTTTACGTCATCCAACCACGCTTTGTGCGAGTTGTAAAGATTTAAAAGCAGCAGAAATCGTTCAAGATCGTTTTATTAATAATAATTTGCGTATTTATACAAATGATGACGTGATTGGTGCAGAAATTGGTGGCGCTCTTAAAAATATTATCGCACTAGGCGCTGGGATCTCTGATGGTCTCGGCTACGGCGATAATGCAAAGGCAGCACTAATGACAAGAGGCATGGCAGAAATCACTCGTCTCGGCGTTGCTGTAGGCTCTAATCCACAAACCTTTTACGGATTAACAGGTATCGGTGATTTAATCGTTACTTGTACGAGTGTGCATTCACGTAACTGGCGCGCTGGTAATATGCTAGGTAAAGGCGAGAATTTAGCTGAAGTGTTAGAAAAAATGGGTATGGTCGTTGAAGGTGTTCGAACCGCCAAAGCAGTACATGGTTGGGCTAAGAAGCTAGAGATTGATATGCCGATTACAGAATCCATTTATGCGATTTTATTTGAAAATAAAGATGCTCGTGAAGCAGTAGATTTACTAATGGGACGCAAAAAGAAAATCGAAAAAGAATCTTTTTAA